A stretch of Larus michahellis chromosome Z, bLarMic1.1, whole genome shotgun sequence DNA encodes these proteins:
- the LOC141735956 gene encoding riboflavin kinase-like, giving the protein MRHLPYFCRGEVVKGFGRGSKELGIPTANFSEQVVESFPSDISTGIYYGWACVGNGDVHKMVLSIGWNPFYKNIKKSVETHIIHTFKDDFYGEILSIVIIGYIRSEKNFSSSDALISAIQEDIEEAKRQLDLPEHLKLKEDNFFHLPEGKPVNH; this is encoded by the exons ATGAGGCACCTGCCGTACTTCTGCCGCGGGGAGGTGGTGAAGGGCTTCGGCAGGGGCTCCAAGGAGCTGGGCATCCCCACCG CTAACTTTTCTGAGCAAGTAGTTGAAAGCTTTCCATCTGATATCTCTACTGGTATATACTATGGATGGGCCTGTGTTGGAAATGGAGATGTGCATAAAATGGTTTTGAGCATAGGATGGAATCCTTTCTATAAGAATATTAAGAAATCAGTG gAAACACATATTATCCACACTTTCAAAGATGACTTTTATGGAGAGATTCTTAGCATAGTCATTATTGGATATATTCGATCAGAAAAGAACTTCAGTTCTTCAG atGCACTCATTTCGGCAATTCAAGAAGATATTGAAGAGGCAAAAAGACAGCTAGATTTACCAGAACATCTTAAACTCAAAGAAGACAACTTCTTTCATCTGCCAGAAGGCAAACCCGTAAACCACTAA